A single region of the Rubrobacter aplysinae genome encodes:
- a CDS encoding Gfo/Idh/MocA family protein, which produces MKHRAGIVGLGSIASKMYLPLLCNHPGVEVAGLVSRSPETVQSYGEQYGVSHRSTDLRQLLVLEPEIVFVSSPTETHFEIVTQCLRAGVNVYVDKPLSYDLAEAEEMAALAEARGLLLAVGFNRRFVPLYREARDWMEAGGGLELAVAHKSRTASQRAPARQTVYDDLIHVVDTLVWLGGPAAETLHYAQRLDDAGRLLTATGTLSLGEAAAQFWMQRSSGGNGESLELHGGGRYARVTGLERGVLGKEGTELTRVPGGWDPVAHRRGFTGMIDHVLQSLAEPTACEVGAEKVLPTHRICEQLLLRH; this is translated from the coding sequence ATGAAGCATCGCGCGGGCATCGTCGGGCTCGGGAGCATCGCGTCGAAGATGTACCTGCCCCTACTCTGCAACCATCCCGGGGTAGAGGTCGCGGGGCTTGTGAGCCGCTCACCCGAAACCGTGCAGTCGTACGGCGAGCAGTACGGCGTTTCTCACCGCTCTACCGATCTGCGGCAACTGCTGGTCCTGGAGCCGGAGATCGTGTTCGTCAGCTCCCCCACCGAAACCCACTTCGAGATCGTGACGCAGTGCCTCAGAGCGGGCGTGAACGTATACGTGGACAAGCCGCTCTCCTACGATCTAGCCGAGGCCGAGGAGATGGCGGCGCTGGCGGAGGCGCGGGGGCTGCTGCTGGCGGTCGGATTCAACCGGCGGTTCGTGCCGCTCTACCGCGAGGCCCGGGACTGGATGGAAGCGGGAGGCGGCCTCGAGCTCGCGGTGGCGCACAAGAGCCGCACCGCCTCCCAGCGCGCCCCGGCCCGTCAGACCGTCTACGACGACCTCATACACGTTGTAGACACGCTCGTGTGGCTCGGCGGCCCCGCCGCCGAGACGCTGCACTACGCCCAACGCCTGGACGACGCCGGACGGCTCCTCACCGCGACCGGGACGCTGTCTCTGGGCGAGGCGGCGGCGCAGTTCTGGATGCAGCGCAGCTCCGGGGGCAACGGCGAGAGCCTGGAGCTGCACGGCGGGGGCAGATACGCCAGGGTCACCGGCCTCGAACGCGGGGTACTCGGGAAAGAGGGCACGGAGCTGACCCGGGTGCCCGGCGGCTGGGACCCCGTCGCCCACCGCAGAGGCTTCACCGGCATGATAGATCACGTGCTGCAGAGCCTCGCCGAACCCACAGCCTGCGAGGTGGGAGCGGAGAAGGTGCTCCCGACGCACCGCATCTGCGAACAGCTCCTTTTACGGCATTGA
- the nagA gene encoding N-acetylglucosamine-6-phosphate deacetylase, whose protein sequence is MRGSVRDGAQNQAGSLAIRGRVVTPDAVWDGGTILVESGEIRAVSREPLAADAVVELPDHYLVPGFVDLQVNGGFGVDAVDRPGRLGELSAALPATGVTSYLPTLVTLPLGRYPAVIGGLDLDPDRGAVPLGLHLEGPFISPEKRGAHAAEAVAEPDPDALAELLDAGPVEMVTLAPEMPGAGALIELAASRGTVASLGHSAASFEEALSGFESGAAGVTHLFNAMSPLHHRDPGLPGAAMLKTADSAPRCGMVADGRHVHPEMVRLAFERLGPDRMYLVTDAMAAAGMGPGEYELAGRTVSMRDGIPRLEDGTLAGSVLTMDEAIRNALEFAGCSLPEAVRMATATPAALIGAAKKGRLTPGSDADVVALSPDLLVEAAWVGGRLVYERDVQSTRDGDQRAVVIREGSKPPALDEMGTGDLLRAMNRADAAVAPAVEAAVPDIERVVERARETVAGGGRVIYAGAGTSGRLAVADAAECSPTFGVAPGTFTSVMAGGLEALYEEAAEAEDGAAEGRRAIRELNVGAGDLVVGVSASGATPFTLAAQLEARERRAATACIVNLAGSDMARNADLPVEIATGAEILPGSTRLKAGTAQKLVLNMISTATLAGLGYVHGDMMVGMRPYNHKLRGRAESMVREITGCSEPEAASALQSTEYDIRGAVLLVDGVTSAHEAARLLRLVEGDLRRAREYAPQSETTNN, encoded by the coding sequence ATGAGGGGCAGTGTTAGGGACGGCGCGCAAAATCAGGCGGGGAGCCTCGCGATCCGGGGCCGGGTGGTTACCCCGGATGCGGTGTGGGACGGTGGCACGATCCTCGTCGAGAGTGGCGAGATAAGGGCCGTCAGCCGCGAGCCGCTCGCCGCGGACGCCGTGGTCGAGCTGCCGGACCATTATCTCGTGCCCGGCTTCGTGGACCTGCAGGTCAACGGCGGGTTCGGCGTGGACGCGGTGGATCGGCCGGGGCGTCTCGGAGAGCTCTCAGCCGCCCTGCCCGCGACCGGCGTCACCTCCTACCTCCCGACGCTGGTCACGCTGCCGCTCGGGCGCTATCCGGCCGTGATCGGCGGTCTGGATCTGGACCCGGACAGAGGCGCGGTCCCGCTCGGGCTTCATCTCGAAGGCCCGTTCATAAGCCCCGAGAAGCGGGGCGCGCACGCGGCGGAGGCGGTCGCCGAGCCGGACCCGGACGCGCTCGCGGAGCTGCTGGACGCCGGGCCGGTAGAGATGGTAACGCTCGCCCCGGAGATGCCGGGCGCGGGAGCCCTGATCGAGCTCGCCGCGAGCCGGGGCACCGTCGCCTCCCTCGGCCACTCGGCCGCCTCGTTCGAGGAAGCTCTGTCGGGATTCGAGTCTGGAGCGGCGGGCGTGACGCACCTGTTCAACGCCATGAGCCCGCTGCACCACCGCGACCCCGGTCTCCCCGGCGCGGCGATGCTAAAAACGGCGGACTCCGCGCCACGCTGCGGCATGGTCGCCGACGGCCGTCATGTCCACCCCGAGATGGTCCGGCTCGCCTTCGAGCGGCTGGGGCCGGACCGGATGTACCTGGTCACGGACGCGATGGCAGCCGCCGGGATGGGACCGGGCGAGTACGAGCTCGCCGGACGCACCGTTTCCATGCGGGATGGCATCCCGCGTCTGGAGGACGGCACGCTCGCCGGTAGCGTGCTCACGATGGACGAGGCGATACGCAACGCGCTGGAGTTTGCCGGCTGCTCGTTGCCGGAGGCGGTACGCATGGCGACGGCCACCCCGGCGGCCTTGATCGGGGCCGCCAAAAAGGGCCGCCTCACGCCGGGCTCCGACGCCGACGTGGTCGCGCTCTCGCCCGATCTGCTGGTGGAGGCAGCCTGGGTCGGCGGCAGGCTCGTGTACGAGAGAGACGTGCAGAGCACGCGGGACGGAGACCAGAGGGCCGTCGTGATCCGGGAGGGATCAAAGCCCCCGGCACTGGACGAGATGGGTACCGGAGATCTGCTCCGGGCGATGAACAGGGCGGACGCGGCGGTGGCCCCGGCGGTAGAGGCGGCGGTACCGGATATCGAGCGCGTCGTGGAGCGCGCGCGGGAGACGGTGGCCGGGGGCGGGCGGGTGATCTACGCCGGAGCCGGGACCAGCGGCCGGCTCGCCGTTGCCGACGCCGCCGAGTGCTCCCCCACCTTCGGCGTCGCGCCGGGCACCTTTACCAGCGTCATGGCCGGCGGCCTCGAAGCGTTGTACGAGGAAGCGGCGGAGGCGGAGGACGGCGCGGCGGAGGGCCGCCGGGCGATACGGGAGCTGAATGTCGGGGCCGGAGACCTCGTGGTCGGGGTGTCGGCCAGCGGCGCCACGCCTTTCACCCTCGCGGCCCAGCTGGAGGCCCGGGAGCGCAGGGCCGCCACGGCCTGCATAGTGAACCTGGCGGGCTCGGATATGGCCCGGAATGCCGACCTCCCGGTAGAGATAGCAACGGGAGCGGAGATCCTGCCCGGCTCCACCCGGCTAAAGGCCGGGACCGCCCAGAAGCTGGTCTTGAACATGATCTCCACCGCCACCCTGGCGGGGCTCGGCTACGTCCACGGCGACATGATGGTCGGCATGCGGCCCTACAACCACAAGCTCCGTGGGCGCGCGGAGAGCATGGTCCGGGAGATCACGGGCTGCAGCGAGCCCGAGGCCGCCTCGGCTCTCCAGAGCACGGAGTACGATATCCGCGGGGCGGTACTGCTGGTAGACGGGGTAACTTCCGCCCACGAAGCCGCCCGTCTGCTCCGGCTGGTGGAGGGAGACTTACGCAGAGCCCGGGAGTACGCCCCGCAATCCGAGACCACGAACAATTGA
- a CDS encoding APC family permease, translating to MGPVGAIATVIAGTLGAGLFVTIGTASSTTGPSVILAVALLGVVALAVAINYGWMATIFPAAGGAYTFVSRSFNSRLLGFVVTWTKWLGYMAAAAVVALGFGSYLNVFFPGVPPVLSGFGLLTVLFVINLIGVKGYSVAQSLLFWLLIATLLLLVIPGMFSIDTASYQPFFTGGLGGFTTAIVPLFFAFLGIEIAAQFGAEVRNPGRNLPLAMLGGTGILIVLYMLTAFVIYGVVSDYTVLSDSTQPLATAASTFLGGYATAVVAVGGLLATSSTVHAVMAAAIKIPYSWSWDEVFPKQFSRVSERFRTPHWSLLTMYVAASALTFWSSGVNQIIAISTFSYLIAYLAVSLAAGYLYLKRREANSLASQAAFQPGAWFYLTIPVAIIGSAGTITQAANWGALFTGNFGELSTLAIYIPWLAVGLVIFGIYWYRGKQRDTDVDAILVTIPGVSEEPTEDEPEKTLTGSP from the coding sequence ATGGGGCCGGTGGGGGCCATCGCCACCGTGATCGCCGGTACGCTCGGGGCGGGGCTATTCGTTACGATAGGCACCGCCAGCAGCACTACGGGGCCGAGCGTGATCCTCGCGGTGGCGCTGCTGGGCGTCGTCGCGCTGGCCGTCGCCATAAACTACGGCTGGATGGCGACCATCTTCCCCGCGGCGGGCGGGGCGTACACCTTCGTTTCGCGGTCGTTCAACAGCCGCTTGTTAGGGTTCGTCGTTACCTGGACCAAGTGGCTGGGCTACATGGCGGCCGCCGCGGTCGTCGCCCTCGGGTTCGGCAGCTATCTCAACGTGTTCTTCCCCGGCGTCCCTCCCGTGCTCTCCGGGTTCGGGTTGCTGACGGTCCTCTTTGTTATCAATCTCATCGGGGTGAAAGGGTATAGCGTGGCGCAGAGCCTCCTGTTCTGGCTCCTCATCGCCACCCTCCTCTTGCTCGTGATACCGGGGATGTTCTCCATAGACACCGCGAGCTACCAGCCGTTCTTCACGGGTGGGCTAGGCGGGTTCACCACCGCCATCGTCCCGCTGTTTTTCGCGTTCCTCGGCATCGAGATCGCAGCACAGTTTGGAGCGGAGGTCAGAAATCCCGGGCGCAACCTACCGTTGGCGATGCTCGGCGGGACCGGCATCCTTATCGTCCTGTACATGCTGACGGCATTTGTCATCTACGGCGTCGTGAGCGATTACACCGTGCTGTCGGACTCCACGCAGCCGCTGGCGACCGCCGCCTCCACGTTCCTCGGCGGCTACGCCACCGCCGTCGTCGCCGTCGGAGGTCTGCTCGCCACCTCCTCCACCGTCCACGCGGTGATGGCCGCGGCCATCAAGATCCCGTACTCGTGGTCGTGGGACGAGGTGTTCCCCAAGCAGTTCTCGCGGGTTAGCGAGCGGTTCCGGACGCCTCACTGGTCGCTGCTCACGATGTACGTCGCCGCCTCCGCGCTCACGTTCTGGTCTAGTGGGGTCAACCAGATCATCGCCATCTCGACGTTCAGCTACCTGATCGCATACCTGGCCGTCTCGCTGGCGGCCGGCTACCTCTACCTGAAGCGGCGGGAGGCGAACTCGTTGGCCTCTCAGGCCGCTTTTCAGCCGGGGGCGTGGTTCTATCTAACCATCCCCGTCGCGATAATCGGGTCAGCCGGGACCATCACACAAGCGGCGAACTGGGGAGCGTTATTCACCGGAAACTTCGGGGAGCTCTCGACGCTCGCCATCTACATCCCGTGGCTGGCCGTCGGCCTCGTCATATTCGGCATCTACTGGTACAGGGGCAAGCAGCGCGACACCGACGTGGACGCCATCCTGGTCACGATCCCCGGTGTCTCCGAGGAGCCCACGGAAGATGAGCCGGAGAAAACCTTGACCGGGAGCCCGTGA
- a CDS encoding type II toxin-antitoxin system PemK/MazF family toxin, with amino-acid sequence MATRGKVVLLPFPFDDLSTSKVRPAVCLTDPIGPYDHVVLAFITSRMPDQPLDTDVVLDPERQGYGETGLRVVSVLRLYRLMTVAAPLIRRELGSLPPDVWNEVQEKLCRLFDLG; translated from the coding sequence TTGGCGACCAGGGGTAAGGTAGTCCTCCTACCATTCCCGTTTGACGATCTCTCCACCTCCAAGGTTCGGCCCGCGGTCTGCCTGACGGACCCCATCGGTCCTTACGATCACGTGGTCCTCGCTTTCATAACCAGCCGGATGCCGGATCAACCATTGGATACCGACGTGGTGCTGGACCCTGAACGTCAGGGTTACGGCGAGACGGGCTTGCGCGTGGTCTCCGTGCTGCGGCTGTACCGCCTGATGACGGTGGCGGCGCCCTTGATCCGGCGCGAACTGGGCTCACTGCCGCCCGACGTGTGGAACGAGGTACAAGAGAAGCTTTGCAGGCTGTTCGACCTCGGATGA
- a CDS encoding DUF7916 family protein, whose amino-acid sequence MTRKARILDCGPEEFRGMDGGELLQSIRLSEGRTLMAEILHPSPPLVDGASNAAVAVAFGADLVLLNKFGGEDLAGIKRSLGRPVGVNVEPSEEVEEHRRASRENLSRLEDADFLVITANPDARIETGDLVSAAHTARDELPDTPLLCGKMHGSGGRGMPEASEIGTLAEGADAVLIPAPGTVPGSLESAVAELAQAVHEGGALAVAAVGTSQEGADRETVRGISLSAKRAGADVLHLGDAGLSGVAEPENLMSASLAIRGRRHTYRRMAMR is encoded by the coding sequence TTGACCCGAAAAGCCCGGATCCTGGACTGCGGCCCGGAGGAGTTCCGCGGCATGGACGGCGGGGAGCTGCTGCAGTCCATCCGGCTCTCCGAGGGCCGCACCCTGATGGCCGAGATCCTCCACCCCTCCCCGCCGCTGGTGGACGGGGCCTCGAACGCCGCCGTCGCCGTGGCTTTCGGCGCGGATCTCGTCTTGCTCAACAAGTTCGGCGGCGAGGATCTCGCAGGAATCAAACGCTCCCTCGGACGTCCCGTGGGCGTCAACGTCGAGCCCTCCGAAGAGGTCGAGGAGCACCGCCGGGCGAGCCGGGAGAACCTCTCGCGGCTGGAGGATGCGGACTTCCTCGTGATAACCGCCAACCCCGACGCAAGGATAGAGACCGGTGACCTCGTCTCCGCCGCCCACACGGCGAGAGACGAGCTGCCCGACACCCCGCTATTGTGCGGCAAGATGCATGGCAGCGGTGGCCGGGGCATGCCCGAGGCGTCCGAGATCGGTACCCTCGCCGAGGGGGCGGATGCCGTGCTGATACCGGCGCCGGGCACGGTGCCCGGCAGCCTGGAGTCGGCCGTCGCGGAGCTGGCGCAGGCGGTTCACGAAGGAGGAGCCCTGGCGGTGGCGGCTGTCGGCACGTCCCAGGAAGGCGCGGACCGGGAGACGGTGCGGGGGATCTCGCTCTCCGCCAAACGTGCCGGGGCCGACGTGCTCCACCTGGGAGACGCGGGCCTCTCCGGCGTCGCGGAGCCCGAGAACCTGATGTCGGCCTCCCTGGCTATTAGAGGCCGCCGCCACACCTACCGGCGCATGGCGATGAGATAG
- a CDS encoding PTS sugar transporter subunit IIA, producing MSKIQVLAPIAGQAIPMSQVPDEVFAEGMAGEGAAVVPSGSGEAVAPISGTLAKLFEGGHAFGIAAAGGVELIVHLGLDTIEMEDGGFEKLATQGDEVEAGQPIVRFDLEAINAAGYEPTTPVVVTNSDEHAVTGQQTGEVGAGDPLFEVEG from the coding sequence GTGAGCAAGATTCAGGTACTCGCGCCGATCGCCGGTCAGGCCATCCCCATGAGCCAGGTGCCGGACGAGGTGTTCGCCGAGGGGATGGCCGGAGAAGGAGCCGCCGTGGTGCCCTCCGGGAGCGGCGAGGCGGTCGCCCCCATCTCCGGCACGCTGGCAAAGCTGTTCGAGGGCGGCCACGCCTTTGGCATCGCCGCCGCGGGCGGGGTGGAGCTCATAGTACACCTCGGCCTCGACACCATCGAGATGGAGGACGGGGGCTTCGAGAAGCTCGCCACCCAGGGGGACGAGGTGGAGGCCGGACAGCCTATAGTGCGCTTCGACCTGGAGGCCATAAACGCCGCCGGCTACGAGCCCACGACCCCCGTGGTCGTTACCAACTCCGACGAGCACGCCGTAACCGGCCAGCAGACCGGCGAGGTCGGGGCCGGAGACCCGCTGTTCGAGGTCGAGGGTTGA
- the nagB gene encoding glucosamine-6-phosphate deaminase: MELHVHDSHEGVSRTAAETVSDTVSENPGANLLLPTGSTPRGMYRELVRLYREGGLSLSDTTIFNLDEYLGIPRDHPESYRRYMQENLYRHVDADPARTHIPDAETPAPEEECLRYDAAIKETGGADLCVLGIGRNGHIGFNEPGSPFSSRTRVMGLAESTRRANAEGFDAGAAPEQAITVGMQTIFESRKVLLLASGPEKAEAVAAAVEGEVSPQTPASMLREHPDVTFLLDREAASALRREVA; this comes from the coding sequence TTGGAACTCCACGTACACGACAGCCACGAAGGGGTTAGCCGGACCGCCGCCGAGACGGTAAGTGACACCGTTTCCGAAAACCCCGGCGCGAACCTGCTCCTGCCCACGGGCTCGACCCCCAGAGGCATGTACCGGGAGCTGGTGCGCCTGTACCGGGAGGGCGGCCTGAGCCTCTCCGATACGACCATCTTCAACCTGGACGAGTACCTCGGCATCCCCCGCGACCACCCGGAGAGCTACCGGCGCTACATGCAGGAGAACCTCTATCGCCACGTGGACGCCGACCCTGCCAGAACACACATCCCGGACGCCGAGACCCCGGCCCCGGAGGAAGAATGCCTGCGCTACGACGCCGCGATAAAGGAGACGGGCGGGGCCGACCTGTGCGTGCTCGGCATCGGGCGTAACGGGCACATCGGGTTCAACGAGCCGGGCTCCCCCTTCTCCTCGCGCACGCGGGTCATGGGGCTCGCCGAGTCCACCCGCCGCGCAAACGCCGAGGGCTTCGACGCCGGGGCGGCGCCGGAGCAGGCGATCACGGTCGGCATGCAGACCATCTTCGAGTCGCGGAAGGTGCTGCTCCTCGCCTCCGGGCCCGAAAAGGCCGAGGCGGTCGCCGCCGCCGTCGAGGGCGAGGTTTCCCCCCAGACGCCGGCCTCGATGCTCCGGGAGCACCCGGACGTCACCTTCCTCCTAGACCGCGAAGCCGCCTCGGCGCTACGGAGGGAGGTCGCGTGA